A stretch of Arachis hypogaea cultivar Tifrunner chromosome 15, arahy.Tifrunner.gnm2.J5K5, whole genome shotgun sequence DNA encodes these proteins:
- the LOC112750683 gene encoding succinate dehydrogenase subunit 7B, mitochondrial isoform X1 — MAFLLNKTTIASHFRSHSQKGEDLLSLSRRQYHIEPGPREKALLAEDAALRPFKSYKQSVKKLKKVGDILTIVVVAGCCYEIYVKAAMREAARKQ; from the exons ATGGCCTTCCTCCTTAACAAAACCACCATTGCTTCCCACTTCCGATCTCACTCCCAG AAGGGGGAAGATCTGCTTTCACTCTCGCGCCGTCAATACCATATCGAACCTGGGCCTCGTGAAAAAGCG CTCTTGGCTGAAGATGCAGCTTTGAGGCCATTTAAGTCATATAAGCAGAGTGTGAAGAAGCTCAAAAAGGTTGGTGATATTCTAACAATTGTTGTCGTTGCAG GATGCTGCTATGAAATATATGTCAAGGCAGCTATGAGAGAAGCAGCTCGGAAACAGTAA
- the LOC112750683 gene encoding succinate dehydrogenase subunit 7B, mitochondrial isoform X2, whose protein sequence is MAFLLNKTTIASHFRSHSQKGEDLLSLSRRQYHIEPGPREKALLAEDAALRPFKSYKQSVKKLKKDAAMKYMSRQL, encoded by the exons ATGGCCTTCCTCCTTAACAAAACCACCATTGCTTCCCACTTCCGATCTCACTCCCAG AAGGGGGAAGATCTGCTTTCACTCTCGCGCCGTCAATACCATATCGAACCTGGGCCTCGTGAAAAAGCG CTCTTGGCTGAAGATGCAGCTTTGAGGCCATTTAAGTCATATAAGCAGAGTGTGAAGAAGCTCAAAAAG GATGCTGCTATGAAATATATGTCAAGGCAGCTATGA
- the LOC112750685 gene encoding uncharacterized protein, with protein MGNCQAIDKATLVIQHQSGKIERFYSSVSATHVMKTNPGHYVALVVSTTLCATTSSNNNNNKNVNNNNNNQIRVTCIKLLKPTDTLLLGHVYRLVTTQEVMKGLRERKHTKKKNKLESAQKLGCVRKKNRLEMEKAARMFDPEDIQGTEPKIHGSKTTISSNNNNGGGASATAKTRFWQPSLQSISEVAS; from the exons aTGGGGAATTGCCAAGCCATTGATAAAGCAACACTAGTGATACAACACCAAAGTGGGAAAATAGAAAGGTTTTATTCTTCTGTTAGTGCCACTCATGTTATGAAAACAAACCCTGGTCATTATGTTGCCCTCGTTGTCTCCACCACCTTGTGTGCAACAACaagtagcaacaacaacaacaacaaaaacgttaacaataataataacaaccaaATTCGTGTAACTTGCATCAAGCTTCTCAAGCCCACAGATACACTCCTTCTTGGCCATGTTTATAGGCTTGTTACTACTCAAG AGGTTATGAAGGGGCTAAGAGAAAGGAAGCAcacaaagaagaaaaacaagttaGAATCAGCCCAGAAACTAGGTTGTGTTAGGAAAAAGAATAGgttggaaatggagaaagcagcAAGAATGTTTGACCCGGAAGACATCCAG GGTACAGAACCTAAAATACATGGATCCAAGACAACAATctcaagtaataataataatggtggtggTGCCAGTGCCACAGCTAAGACAAGATTTTGGCAACCCTCTTTACAAAGTATTTCTGAAGTTGCCAGCTGA